A DNA window from Flammeovirga agarivorans contains the following coding sequences:
- a CDS encoding ATP-grasp domain-containing protein — MKNSNRPLSILCVSCYFKGEDFLRGAKDTGAKVTLLTVKDLEHQPWPHEAIDEMIYCGQSPADWNYEHVIKGLAYKFREEPFDVIVALDDFDVEKAAYLREHFRIGGMGQTTVRHFRDKLGMRLKAQDANIDIPKFTALFSNEEINQYLDEVEGPWLIKPRSEASASGIKKVNTRDEFWNHVHSLGDERDEFLAEAFRPGDVYHVDSLSLNGEVIFTRAHRYMNTPMEVAHDGGVFRTHTLSHRAKETKELLQLNKELLSTFGLKHGASHSEFIKDHATGKFIFLETASRVGGANIAEMLEASSNINLWKEWAKIEYAVATDTEYKLPKVKNEYSGIIVSLAKQEWPDLHSYNENEVVWRMNKKHHAGVVVNHKKQDRVIELLEQYASRFYQDFFATMPSTRDRPAI, encoded by the coding sequence ATGAAAAATTCGAACAGACCATTGTCGATTTTATGTGTATCGTGCTACTTTAAAGGAGAAGACTTTTTAAGAGGTGCAAAAGACACAGGAGCAAAAGTCACTTTGCTTACGGTAAAAGATCTAGAGCATCAACCTTGGCCACATGAAGCTATTGATGAAATGATCTATTGTGGTCAATCTCCTGCTGACTGGAACTATGAACATGTAATCAAAGGTTTAGCCTATAAATTTAGAGAAGAACCTTTCGATGTAATAGTTGCACTAGATGATTTTGATGTTGAGAAAGCTGCTTATTTAAGAGAGCATTTCAGAATTGGTGGAATGGGTCAAACAACCGTTCGTCACTTTAGAGATAAACTAGGAATGCGTTTAAAAGCACAAGATGCTAATATTGACATCCCTAAGTTTACTGCTCTTTTTAGTAATGAAGAAATCAATCAATATTTAGATGAAGTGGAAGGACCTTGGCTAATTAAACCAAGATCAGAAGCATCTGCATCAGGTATCAAAAAGGTGAATACTAGAGATGAATTCTGGAATCATGTGCATAGCTTGGGTGATGAAAGAGACGAGTTTCTAGCAGAAGCTTTTAGACCTGGAGATGTATATCATGTAGATAGTTTATCATTAAATGGTGAAGTAATCTTTACAAGAGCACACCGATATATGAATACTCCTATGGAAGTTGCACATGATGGAGGAGTTTTCAGAACTCACACATTATCACATAGAGCAAAAGAAACAAAAGAGTTACTACAACTAAACAAAGAACTTTTATCTACTTTTGGTTTGAAACATGGGGCATCTCATTCTGAGTTTATTAAAGACCATGCTACCGGTAAATTTATATTTTTGGAAACAGCATCTAGAGTTGGTGGAGCTAATATTGCAGAAATGCTAGAAGCCTCTTCAAATATCAATTTATGGAAAGAATGGGCTAAGATTGAATATGCTGTTGCTACAGATACAGAATACAAATTACCTAAAGTAAAAAATGAATATTCTGGAATTATCGTTTCTCTAGCAAAACAAGAATGGCCAGACCTTCATTCATACAATGAAAATGAAGTGGTATGGAGAATGAATAAAAAGCATCATGCAGGTGTTGTGGTTAACCATAAGAAACAAGATCGAGTAATTGAATTACTAGAGCAATATGCTTCTCGTTTTTATCAAGACTTTTTCGCAACCATGCCTTCAACAAGAGATAGGCCTGCCATCTAA
- a CDS encoding alpha/beta hydrolase, with protein sequence MRNFFVFLIISFFSLQNANAQWLNENLEGKWIGTVDFELYPDLVFVNIDSVIKVKLFYHQEETEKVENYKETSDSLTFQIDTPSMAATYKGEILNDSTIMGKLEVGFKTINCNLIRVASIDINDMGSLLGFFSFEDGRIIQIEPFYIDGTTHPLRVLDFYNGKQRILYPIYKDKNRVTFAAGPKMATSYPTDFHITLFRNDAGEALRLQYDSFTEGTSLKEGKRLQELANIKEITVKNKDIDIEGTLTYPNIDHNKIPLVIFVPGAGPQFRGNMFDEYVRTLPYYGIATFVYDKRGCGLSTGDIKSADFNDLASDLTQIINKLKKAKHIDADRIGLVGFDQAGYVMPIAASERDDLKFIVNISGSVSSFADQEKQALEQRLRADQFTQFDIDLTLKYQNLLMKYLEDGQKTPELTEAENAILVTPMTEYVTTLDEEDYIQWWKRYYKFDAKPYWEKLNIPVLTYYGEFDNILNPTLNEERIKTFSNTQNFETKIMKKSNHFIIQGGKRGDVQLTEIEGYHPFLFKDLNEWIGMQMGLIK encoded by the coding sequence ATGCGTAATTTTTTTGTATTTCTAATCATTTCATTTTTTTCACTACAAAACGCAAATGCACAATGGTTAAATGAAAACCTAGAAGGAAAATGGATTGGTACAGTAGATTTTGAACTATATCCTGACTTGGTTTTTGTTAACATCGACTCAGTGATAAAAGTAAAACTATTCTATCATCAAGAAGAAACAGAGAAAGTTGAAAACTATAAAGAAACCTCCGATTCTCTTACTTTTCAGATCGATACACCTTCAATGGCTGCCACTTACAAAGGTGAAATCCTAAATGATAGTACGATCATGGGTAAGCTTGAAGTAGGTTTCAAAACTATCAATTGTAACTTAATTCGAGTAGCTTCTATCGACATCAATGACATGGGTAGTCTTCTAGGATTCTTTAGTTTCGAAGATGGCCGTATTATACAAATTGAGCCTTTTTATATTGATGGCACTACACACCCACTAAGAGTATTAGATTTCTATAACGGTAAGCAACGTATTTTATATCCAATTTATAAGGATAAGAATAGAGTAACATTTGCCGCAGGGCCTAAGATGGCTACTTCGTATCCAACAGATTTTCATATAACTTTATTTAGAAATGATGCAGGAGAAGCACTACGTTTACAATACGATTCATTTACTGAAGGAACATCCTTGAAAGAAGGTAAACGTCTGCAAGAATTAGCCAATATTAAAGAGATTACTGTAAAGAATAAAGATATTGATATCGAGGGAACACTGACGTATCCTAATATAGATCACAACAAAATACCTTTGGTCATTTTTGTTCCAGGAGCAGGTCCTCAATTTAGAGGAAATATGTTTGATGAATATGTGAGAACACTACCATATTACGGCATTGCTACATTCGTTTATGACAAAAGAGGATGTGGCCTTTCCACTGGAGATATTAAATCTGCTGACTTTAATGATTTAGCTTCTGACTTAACTCAGATTATCAATAAGTTGAAGAAAGCGAAACATATTGATGCTGACCGAATTGGTTTGGTTGGTTTTGATCAAGCAGGTTATGTGATGCCAATTGCAGCTTCTGAAAGAGATGACCTTAAATTTATTGTCAATATTTCAGGTTCAGTATCCTCTTTCGCAGATCAAGAAAAACAAGCTTTAGAGCAACGACTAAGAGCGGATCAGTTTACTCAATTTGATATCGACCTCACTCTGAAATATCAAAACCTATTAATGAAATATTTAGAGGATGGTCAGAAAACACCAGAGCTTACTGAAGCTGAAAATGCGATCCTCGTAACACCAATGACTGAATATGTCACGACCTTAGATGAAGAAGATTATATTCAATGGTGGAAACGCTATTATAAGTTTGATGCGAAACCGTATTGGGAAAAATTAAATATCCCTGTACTAACATATTACGGTGAATTTGATAACATTCTTAATCCAACACTGAATGAGGAAAGAATAAAGACTTTCTCAAATACTCAAAATTTTGAGACTAAGATTATGAAAAAGTCTAATCACTTTATTATTCAAGGAGGAAAAAGAGGTGATGTCCAACTTACCGAAATCGAAGGTTATCATCCTTTCTTATTCAAGGACCTTAATGAATGGATAGGAATGCAGATGGGACTGATCAAGTAG
- a CDS encoding 7TM diverse intracellular signaling domain-containing protein codes for MKILITYTTIFLLISSMIHAQNQRLLLDELTEEIEPNSSGKYFQTDSIYTINDIRRKHNLFSNYNETLNLGFTDKQVWINIPIDHDINHAQSWYFEIDNPSLDYLKIYLIEEGKNNFISWEMGDLFPFNSRIIEHRNFIIPLDLKPKTKYQLYINAKSLNAMYLPLKFHTSDSFLESSMLSEMLFGLYFGIILIMIIYNLMIFFSLKDINYLLYIFPIFGNLFFFSSETGHSFQYLHPWSIFMQKVNIPIAISFWITTSTVFTLSFLKAKIYSKPMYYALLVMMSFGILLGIFSLFGTYETVMGTMNKVSTLNAIVLITSGIVIYNKGNKFARFFIMAWAVFSLGIFTHNLALMGILPLNFITDNALSIGVILEITLLSLALSDKFKIIQRETEIVQANLFKQQENDRKTLERRVKERTRQMEKMSSEADRYTRKIESAYGEIQSMNQTLVSQNSEIELQKKQLSTKNEKITASINYAQRIQQAILPSDKSIKHSFEDSFVLFRPKDIVSGDFYWHHETDKHIFIAAIDCTGHGVPGAFMSMIGERLFKKIVVTDKVWMPNKILDRLNKAIIGELHEKDEGTRKLKDGMDLAICVYEKRNSILNFAGAKNPLIYIANDRLLQIKGDKMSIGAADIEKFKYKLQRVVITAPTSFYIASDGYQDQFGGPQNRKIGRKKFRELLFMLSKLPFDKQLLSLNQFLNRWMEGEGKKENQIDDILVIGFQINP; via the coding sequence ATGAAAATACTTATAACCTATACAACTATTTTCTTGCTTATTTCTTCTATGATTCATGCCCAAAATCAAAGACTACTTTTGGATGAACTAACTGAAGAAATAGAACCCAATTCTTCTGGAAAATATTTCCAAACAGATTCTATCTACACAATTAATGATATCAGAAGAAAGCACAATCTTTTTAGCAACTATAATGAGACTTTAAATTTAGGTTTTACAGATAAACAGGTTTGGATTAATATCCCTATTGATCATGATATTAACCATGCTCAATCATGGTACTTTGAAATTGATAATCCTAGCTTGGATTACCTAAAAATATACCTGATCGAAGAAGGGAAAAATAACTTTATTTCTTGGGAGATGGGTGATCTATTTCCTTTTAATTCAAGAATTATTGAACACAGGAATTTTATTATCCCATTAGACTTAAAACCGAAAACCAAATACCAACTATATATCAATGCCAAGTCATTAAATGCAATGTATTTGCCTCTAAAGTTTCATACTTCTGATTCATTCTTGGAGAGTAGTATGTTATCCGAGATGCTATTTGGTTTATACTTTGGGATTATTCTGATTATGATTATCTATAACTTAATGATATTCTTTTCATTAAAGGACATCAATTATCTGTTATACATCTTTCCTATTTTCGGCAATCTATTTTTCTTCAGTAGTGAAACAGGTCATAGTTTTCAATACTTACATCCATGGAGTATTTTCATGCAAAAAGTGAATATCCCTATTGCAATCAGTTTTTGGATTACCACATCAACGGTATTTACACTATCCTTTCTTAAAGCAAAAATATATTCGAAACCTATGTATTATGCTCTTTTAGTAATGATGTCATTCGGTATACTATTAGGAATATTCTCTTTATTTGGCACCTATGAAACGGTAATGGGCACCATGAATAAAGTATCTACCTTAAATGCCATAGTTCTGATCACATCCGGAATAGTAATTTATAATAAAGGAAATAAGTTTGCTCGATTTTTTATCATGGCATGGGCAGTATTCTCATTAGGAATATTTACTCACAATTTAGCTCTTATGGGCATTTTACCTCTAAATTTCATAACGGACAATGCTTTGAGTATTGGAGTGATTTTAGAGATCACTTTACTTTCTCTTGCCTTAAGTGATAAATTTAAAATTATACAGAGGGAAACAGAAATCGTTCAAGCAAATTTATTTAAGCAACAAGAAAATGATAGAAAGACATTAGAAAGAAGAGTTAAAGAAAGAACTCGTCAAATGGAAAAAATGTCTTCTGAAGCAGACCGATATACGCGTAAAATTGAATCTGCTTACGGTGAGATTCAAAGCATGAACCAAACATTAGTATCACAAAACTCTGAAATTGAATTACAGAAAAAACAACTTTCAACAAAAAATGAGAAAATAACTGCAAGTATCAATTATGCTCAAAGAATTCAGCAAGCTATTTTACCCTCAGATAAAAGCATAAAACATTCATTCGAAGACTCATTTGTCCTTTTTAGACCAAAAGATATTGTATCTGGTGATTTTTATTGGCATCATGAAACAGATAAGCATATATTTATAGCCGCAATAGATTGTACAGGTCATGGTGTTCCAGGTGCATTCATGTCTATGATTGGAGAGCGTCTTTTTAAAAAGATTGTAGTCACTGATAAGGTATGGATGCCCAACAAAATACTTGACCGTTTAAATAAAGCAATTATCGGCGAACTTCATGAAAAAGATGAAGGAACAAGAAAGTTAAAGGACGGAATGGACTTGGCCATTTGTGTCTACGAAAAAAGAAATTCTATTCTTAACTTTGCTGGTGCTAAAAACCCTTTAATTTATATCGCTAATGATCGATTATTACAGATTAAAGGAGACAAAATGAGTATTGGAGCAGCAGATATTGAGAAATTCAAATACAAACTTCAACGAGTAGTAATTACTGCTCCCACTTCATTTTATATTGCGTCTGATGGTTATCAAGATCAGTTTGGTGGACCTCAGAATAGAAAAATCGGCAGAAAAAAGTTCAGAGAGCTTTTATTTATGTTATCTAAACTTCCTTTCGACAAACAGTTACTTTCACTTAACCAATTCTTAAACCGATGGATGGAAGGTGAAGGAAAAAAAGAAAATCAAATCGATGACATTTTAGTAATCGGTTTCCAAATTAATCCTTAG
- a CDS encoding esterase family protein, translated as MRRHIAGWHSPRLNKWMDIVTYGHYGPALLLFPTAAADYLEYERFQLIESLRPFIDAGKLKVYSINSINTESWMNNQMHPRHKAERQETFNHYIYDEVVPYIFNDCGGHTPIILSGASFGALHSANIFFKRPDLFWGLIAMSGDYQLHSYTKGYSDDLTFFNSPLSYLPGWHDHNIINQLKNKQIVLATGQGNFEKPSAAIELSHVLNAKEVHNNLEVWGHDIHHDWPTWRQMLPHFIGNYFVH; from the coding sequence ATGAGACGTCACATTGCAGGTTGGCATAGCCCAAGACTGAATAAATGGATGGATATTGTAACCTATGGTCATTATGGACCTGCGTTATTACTTTTCCCAACTGCAGCTGCAGATTATTTAGAATATGAAAGATTCCAATTGATCGAATCTTTAAGACCTTTTATTGATGCCGGTAAATTAAAAGTTTACTCCATCAACAGTATTAATACTGAATCTTGGATGAATAATCAGATGCATCCAAGACATAAAGCCGAACGTCAGGAAACATTTAATCATTACATATATGATGAGGTAGTTCCTTACATTTTTAACGATTGTGGTGGTCATACTCCTATTATTCTATCTGGAGCGTCATTTGGAGCTCTTCATTCGGCAAATATTTTCTTTAAACGTCCTGATTTATTTTGGGGATTGATCGCAATGTCTGGAGATTATCAATTGCATTCTTATACTAAAGGGTATTCTGATGATCTTACTTTCTTTAATTCACCGTTAAGTTATCTTCCGGGATGGCATGATCATAATATCATCAATCAATTAAAGAATAAACAAATCGTACTTGCCACTGGGCAAGGTAACTTTGAGAAGCCTTCAGCAGCTATTGAGTTATCACATGTACTCAATGCAAAGGAAGTACACAATAATTTAGAGGTTTGGGGACATGATATCCATCATGACTGGCCTACCTGGAGACAGATGTTACCACATTTTATTGGTAACTATTTTGTTCACTAA
- a CDS encoding leucyl aminopeptidase family protein, protein MSTNILIDSVVSWEMPRLQLYTKQDWEENVDEIAKEWKITKAILTNDFKAELGESIVLRRKDQKVTLLGLGDTKSFKKIEDAVRSHVFKSKDKMGKAYIIDLHCLTHKLHKIIDPIISGILLGHYMLKGIAPQVDIHLDIPKKNKGKIILAIEDAKKVAEAKMWTMYLVDTPSNIIDPQGFADEIEAKSNDFGFDATTFRSREGLKTLGLHAVLAVNAGSSNLPSFSILEYTPKKPIANIAFVGKGVTFDTGGVSIKGSQNMHWMKCDMGGAAAVAGAIAAIASLKLPIAVTGFIPATDNMVDGSSVKPGDIIQSHSGKTIEIIDTDAEGRLCLADGVSFASKMKNFEHIVDIATLTGSSVMTLGYEAGALFSNNDETAELITKASDVSDEKVWQLPLWDEYAKGIQSDIADVKNYPGYPAAGAITAAKFIQAFVPEKTKWAHLDIAGVAFGANGYGKDRNATGYGVHLLMEFAKQVIKNNQ, encoded by the coding sequence ATGTCAACAAACATTTTAATTGATTCTGTTGTTTCTTGGGAGATGCCAAGACTCCAACTCTATACCAAGCAAGATTGGGAAGAAAATGTTGATGAAATCGCCAAAGAATGGAAAATTACCAAAGCCATTCTGACCAACGATTTCAAAGCAGAACTTGGTGAATCAATCGTATTAAGAAGAAAAGATCAAAAAGTTACTCTTCTTGGATTAGGTGATACAAAATCATTTAAAAAGATTGAAGATGCAGTAAGAAGTCATGTCTTCAAAAGCAAAGACAAAATGGGTAAGGCCTATATCATAGACTTACATTGCTTAACACATAAGCTCCATAAGATTATCGACCCTATTATTTCGGGTATTTTATTGGGTCATTATATGCTTAAAGGTATCGCCCCTCAGGTGGATATACATTTAGATATTCCTAAGAAAAATAAAGGGAAAATTATTCTAGCAATTGAGGATGCTAAGAAAGTTGCAGAAGCGAAAATGTGGACCATGTATTTGGTAGACACTCCATCAAATATCATTGACCCTCAGGGTTTTGCTGATGAAATTGAAGCTAAATCTAATGACTTTGGCTTTGATGCCACCACTTTTAGATCTAGAGAAGGGCTGAAAACTTTAGGGCTTCATGCTGTATTAGCTGTTAATGCTGGAAGTAGTAATTTACCTTCTTTTTCTATCCTTGAATATACACCTAAAAAACCAATCGCAAATATTGCGTTTGTAGGGAAAGGTGTCACTTTCGATACCGGTGGAGTATCTATTAAAGGGTCACAAAATATGCATTGGATGAAATGTGATATGGGTGGAGCTGCTGCAGTTGCAGGTGCTATCGCTGCTATCGCCTCATTAAAACTTCCGATTGCAGTTACCGGTTTTATTCCTGCTACTGATAATATGGTAGATGGCTCCTCAGTAAAGCCTGGAGATATCATTCAATCTCATTCAGGGAAAACTATAGAAATCATCGATACAGACGCAGAAGGTAGACTTTGTTTAGCTGACGGAGTTTCATTTGCCTCAAAAATGAAAAACTTTGAGCATATAGTTGATATAGCTACTCTCACAGGATCTTCAGTAATGACACTTGGTTATGAAGCTGGAGCATTATTTAGTAATAATGACGAGACTGCTGAGCTAATTACAAAAGCAAGTGATGTTTCCGATGAAAAAGTATGGCAACTTCCACTTTGGGATGAATATGCGAAAGGTATTCAATCTGATATTGCAGATGTAAAAAACTATCCTGGTTACCCTGCCGCTGGAGCTATTACTGCGGCAAAATTTATCCAAGCATTTGTTCCTGAAAAAACAAAATGGGCACATTTGGATATTGCAGGTGTAGCTTTTGGAGCAAATGGTTACGGAAAAGATAGAAATGCCACTGGTTATGGAGTCCATTTATTAATGGAGTTCGCCAAACAAGTCATAAAAAACAATCAATAA
- a CDS encoding caspase family protein, translating to MKFLVPFFLFCSLFTSSLFAVEKHALIIGIDSYMDSNKARFAEWQNLDGAVNDATSIYNILKAKYGFSSKNMKLLTSEKSTTKKSIQKNFDALIKKVAKGDQVFVYYAGHGAQISNSKFYEADKKHEAIVPSDVLRTGEYLLDVEINNYLYQVTQKGGELVVVFDNCFSGSGTRGKIDIEELKSRYVPVDDIDVNQEFPLSKSIVDEGALVVSAAQDYQLAKEYKDSRGQSHGVFTYSLMKALQMSSVHESADDIFKRVNSIILYNSVPRQDPVVEATEERLSRPLFGKVADAKQGVHVAVIDAEAKFKITLDGGAAIGLVPGAELTYGEDEIVVKVTRLFGVNGCYGEIIKGENKLEEGYLLKVTKWAPFSPNRLKVTMTDIGITTIEEQGLKELAVYLNDEGIMAYSPLDAKVGMIIHKNGKNYEAIFNGRNPVSLGSKVPSISKIESLKKKDLEAGELIYLEIPPTTKVFQSIQGDLSAQPKVELVKESDVYDYRLIGRYNENNQLEYAWLRAHAHNNTNHNPFPDETMWKSEDKVYVISDFAKRLGNMKGWLVTNVPANEANFPYKFGLQKESDQILVKEGALIEGEKYGMVIYKDPNLFEKWNGNDRYLYIFLLESNGEMTLLFPANGVAVENFTEQICQDKKGNYKDKIALSDSDLISIEPPFTTDNILMLSSKAIITDTSIFEQKGVSERGEQAALDDILNETGRGKKKDAANWYLERHTYFGEGIK from the coding sequence ATGAAATTTTTAGTACCCTTTTTTCTCTTTTGTTCTTTATTCACTTCTAGCTTATTTGCTGTAGAAAAACATGCCCTAATTATTGGTATTGATAGCTATATGGACTCTAATAAAGCAAGGTTTGCTGAGTGGCAAAATCTTGATGGAGCCGTAAATGATGCTACTTCAATCTATAATATTTTGAAAGCTAAGTATGGGTTCTCATCAAAGAACATGAAGCTTTTGACTTCAGAAAAGTCAACGACAAAAAAGTCCATACAAAAGAATTTTGATGCTCTAATCAAAAAGGTTGCAAAAGGAGATCAAGTATTCGTTTATTATGCAGGACATGGAGCTCAGATCTCCAATTCTAAATTCTATGAAGCGGATAAGAAACACGAGGCGATTGTTCCTTCAGATGTTTTAAGAACAGGAGAGTATTTACTGGATGTTGAAATAAATAATTACTTGTATCAAGTAACTCAGAAAGGAGGAGAATTAGTTGTTGTCTTCGATAATTGCTTCTCAGGATCTGGAACAAGAGGAAAAATTGATATTGAAGAGTTAAAATCAAGATATGTTCCTGTTGATGATATAGATGTAAATCAAGAGTTTCCATTAAGTAAATCAATTGTTGACGAAGGAGCGTTGGTAGTTTCTGCAGCTCAGGATTATCAATTGGCGAAAGAATACAAAGACAGTAGAGGACAGTCTCATGGTGTTTTTACTTACTCTTTAATGAAAGCACTACAGATGAGTAGTGTACATGAATCTGCCGACGATATCTTTAAAAGAGTTAATTCTATTATTTTATATAACTCAGTACCTAGGCAAGACCCTGTAGTGGAAGCTACTGAAGAGAGGTTAAGTCGTCCATTATTTGGGAAGGTTGCTGATGCAAAACAAGGAGTACATGTAGCTGTTATAGATGCAGAAGCTAAATTTAAAATAACGCTAGATGGAGGTGCTGCTATCGGTCTGGTTCCGGGAGCGGAGTTAACTTATGGTGAAGATGAGATTGTAGTCAAAGTTACTCGCTTGTTCGGAGTGAACGGTTGTTATGGAGAAATCATAAAAGGTGAAAATAAATTAGAAGAAGGTTATTTATTGAAGGTGACGAAGTGGGCTCCATTTAGTCCAAATCGTTTAAAAGTTACGATGACCGATATTGGAATTACTACGATAGAAGAACAAGGTTTGAAGGAATTGGCTGTTTACCTTAATGATGAGGGAATAATGGCGTACTCACCTTTGGATGCTAAAGTAGGAATGATTATTCATAAAAATGGAAAAAATTATGAAGCTATATTCAACGGAAGAAATCCGGTTTCTTTAGGTAGTAAAGTTCCTTCAATTTCAAAAATCGAATCACTAAAAAAGAAAGATTTGGAAGCCGGAGAGTTAATCTATTTAGAAATTCCTCCAACAACAAAAGTTTTTCAATCTATTCAGGGTGATCTCAGTGCTCAACCAAAGGTAGAGCTAGTGAAAGAATCTGATGTCTATGATTATCGATTAATAGGTAGATATAATGAGAATAACCAACTAGAATATGCATGGTTGAGAGCTCATGCACATAATAACACGAACCATAATCCATTTCCAGATGAAACAATGTGGAAATCAGAAGATAAAGTTTATGTAATTTCTGATTTTGCTAAACGTTTGGGAAATATGAAAGGTTGGTTAGTGACAAACGTTCCTGCTAATGAAGCAAATTTCCCATACAAGTTTGGTTTACAGAAAGAATCGGATCAAATTTTAGTAAAAGAGGGAGCTTTAATAGAAGGAGAAAAGTATGGAATGGTGATTTATAAGGATCCTAACCTATTTGAAAAATGGAATGGTAATGATCGCTATTTATATATCTTCCTTCTAGAAAGTAATGGTGAAATGACTCTTTTATTTCCAGCAAATGGTGTTGCAGTTGAAAACTTCACAGAACAAATTTGTCAGGATAAAAAAGGAAATTATAAAGATAAAATTGCTTTAAGTGATAGTGACCTTATTTCAATTGAACCACCATTTACTACAGATAATATTTTGATGTTAAGTTCAAAAGCTATTATCACAGATACTTCAATTTTTGAACAAAAAGGAGTTTCGGAAAGAGGTGAACAGGCAGCATTAGATGATATCCTTAATGAAACAGGGAGAGGAAAGAAAAAAGACGCTGCCAATTGGTATTTAGAAAGACACACTTACTTTGGTGAAGGCATTAAATAA